One Microplitis mediator isolate UGA2020A chromosome 3, iyMicMedi2.1, whole genome shotgun sequence DNA segment encodes these proteins:
- the LOC130665738 gene encoding bolA-like protein DDB_G0274169 has product MIKRVYLRNKNLCSIYQQIKRNMSLLGDKPIESSIRTKLEKGLEPSYLEILNESHMHNVPKGSETHFKVLVVSDKFQNEPLIKRHRMVNELLETELKTGVHALSIVAKTPAQWEESIKTVSPSPTCRGGFGK; this is encoded by the exons ATGATTAAAAGGGTTTACTTACGAAACAAaa aTTTATGTAGCATTTATCAGCAAATAAAAAGAAACATGAGTTTATTGGGTGACAAACCAATAGAAAGTTCTATCAGAACTAAATTGGAAAAAGGATTAGAGCCATcgtatttagaaattttaaatgagtcTCATATGCATAATGTACCTAAAGGTTCAGAGActcattttaaagttttagtagtttcagataaatttcaaaatgaacCTCTGATtaag cGTCATCGAATGGTCAATGAATTGTTagaaactgaattaaaaaccGGCGTCCATGCGTTGTCGATTGtc gCGAAAACTCCAGCTCAATGGGAAGAAAGTATTAAAACTGTTTCACCTAGTCCAACATGTAGAGGAGGATTTGGAAAATAA
- the LOC130664710 gene encoding bifunctional coenzyme A synthase, whose protein sequence is MCHVKMANTVLLILTNSSRVGKLLPEIKNHIFKTLYIQYFPDKNLAPGNLSSSLLQWKCLPNHFQMIANIYTLASTFLSKIDVRVLISSVKKSSKITTVRPIELVIFDKDYSKEDAKIFIENCITNSSKPCNYITIADDHQEPDKCLTENFDSNEKIYRNVVLGGTFDRLHNGHKILLSKAILKCSEKLTIGVTDSSMITSKILWELIEPCEKRMTALREFLKDVNPNLIYDIVPISDVYGPTKDDPSFEMIVVSEETKRGAAKINELRCQKGLSSLDVEVVHLIEDSHHGKNEETKISSSNHRIRLLGTRLKEPNISGKPLKPYIIGLTGGIASGKSSVAEKLKSLGAGIVHCDKLAHDLYNPGQRCFNSVVEVFGKKILTPDGQIDRKALGNIVFNDKKELDKLNKIVWPAILDAAMDKVKQLQAQGLEIIVMEAAVLIQAKWQFVCHEIWTCIIPHEEAVKRLMERNNLSREEAEMRIKVQPSNVEQVNEATVVLSTLWSHEITLSQVQKAWELLKEFLSKQ, encoded by the exons ATGTGTCATGTCAAAATGGCAAATACTGTACTGTTAATATTAACAAATTCATCACGAGTAGGAAAATTATTACCGGAAATAAAAAACCACATATTTAAGACACTTTACATTCAGTATTTtcctgataaaaatttagcaCCAGGTAATTTATCATCCTCATTACTCCAATGGAAGTGTTTACCAAATCATTTTCAAATGATTGCCAATATCTACACATTGGCATCAACATTTCTGTCAAAAATAGACGTCAGAGTGTTAATTTCCAGcgttaaaaaaagttcaaaaattaccaCAGTGCGTCCTATTGAACTGGTCATCTTTGACAAGGACTACAGCAAAGAAGAtgcgaaaatttttattgaaaactgCATTACAAATTCATCAAAACCCTGCAATTATATCACGATTGCTGATGACCACCAAGAGCCGGACAAATGTTTGACTGAAAATTTTGAcagcaatgaaaaaatttaccgcAATGTAGTTCTTGGCGGTACCTTTGATCGGCTGCATAATGGCCATAAAATTTTGCTCAGTAAAGCGATACTCAAATGCTCAGAGAAATTGACAATCGGAGTGACAGACAGCAGCATGATAACAAGCAAAATACTTTGGGAGTTGATTGAACCCTGTGAGAAAAGAATGACTGCATTGAGAGAATTTCTCAAGGATGTAAATCCAAATTTGATTTACGATATTGTACCGATCAGCGACGTTTATGGGCCTACGAAAGACGATCCGTCATTTGAAATGATCGTCGTTAGTGAAGAAACTAAACGAGGAGCAGCTAAAATAAATGAACTGCGGTGTCAAAAGGGGCTAAGTAGCTTAGATGTTGAGGTGGTTCATTTAATTGAAGATTCTCATCATGGTAAAAATGAAGAGACGAAAATTAGTTCAAGTAATCATAGGATACGACTGCTTGGTACTCGATTAAAAGAACCA aATATTAGTGGAAAACCTTTAAAGCCTTATATTATTGGCCTTACTGGTGGAATAGCCAGTGGTAAATCATCAGTAGCTGAGAAACTTAAGTCTCTTGGTGCAGGAATAGTTCATTGTGATAAACTAGCTCATGATTTGTACAATCCAGGTCAACGATGCTTTAATAGTGTCGTAGAGgtgtttggaaaaaaaatactaacacCGGACGGTCAAATTGACCGTAAGGCTTTAGGAAATATTGTCTTCAATGATAAG aAAGAGCTcgacaaattaaataaaattgtgtggCCAGCAATACTTGATGCTGCAATGGATAAAGTTAAACAATTACAAGCTCAAGGACTCGAGATAATTGTTATGGAAGCGGCTGTTCTTATTCAAGCTAAATGGCAATTTGTTTGCCATGAAATATGGACTTGTATTATTCCCCATGAAGAA gCAGTGAAAAGACTAATGGAgcgaaataatttaagtagaGAAGAAGCTGAAATGAGGATCAAGGTCCAGCCGAGTAATGTCGAGCAGGTCAACGAAGCGACTGTCGTCCTATCAACTTTATGGAGTCATGAAATCACTCTTAGCCAAGTGCAAAAAGCTTGggaattattaaaagaatttttatccAAGCAATAA
- the LOC130664712 gene encoding intraflagellar transport protein 22 homolog, with amino-acid sequence MFYYLNFIKYSVGIEILLLSLFVTMATCHNPNIKYNISMKAVKIVIIGPVASGKTTIANFLADATGMAYDYRPTQGVRILEFDVLDVDVKNKKVKVDIELWDCSGDDKFEDCWSAIKKDIQGLIFVYNKKTDEQIQELEKFYNYFVLKSQLEPKDCVVFFFESDKQAGDAPKRLSNVFAKISQVNCSLEENRNKLKTDFQTFLSTLMTRIQEKVDQEENIILKDN; translated from the exons atgttttattacttgaactttataaaatattcagtTGGTATTGAAATATtgttgttatcattatttgtTACCATGGCAACCTGTCACAATccaaacattaaatataacataAGTATGAAAGctgtaaaaatagttattattgGTCCTGTTGCG agCGGGAAAACAACGATAGCAAATTTTCTCGCAGATGCGACAGGAATGGCCTATGATTATCGGCCTACACAGGGAGTCAGGATACTAGAGTTTGATGTTTTGGATgttgatgttaaaaataaaaaagttaaagtcGATATTGAGTTGTGGGATTGCAGTGGCGAtgacaa atttgaGGATTGTTGGTCAGcgataaaaaaagatatacAGGGACTAATATTtgtgtataataaaaaaacagacGAACAAAttcaagagcttgaaaagTTTTACAACTATTTTGTGCTAAAATCACAATTAGAGCCAAAAGACTGTGtcgtttttttctttgaatctGATAAACAAGCTGGCGATGCACCTAAACGTTTAT cCAATGTCTTCGCTAAAATATCCCAAGTAAATTGCAGTTTAGAAGAGAacagaaataaattgaaaacagacTTTCAAACATTTCTGAGTACTCTGATGACGAGGATCCAAGAGAAAGTCGACCAAGAAGAGAATATCATCTTAAAGGACAATTAA
- the LOC130664711 gene encoding interleukin enhancer-binding factor 3 homolog isoform X4, translating into MFTRSRGTGGPNQNQNQNKTNYGAGRGSMLNPSYGAQNNSKPPGNSMNQAFKGSAQQQHPRQPQQQQQQQHQQSQQQILQQQQQNIIQAQSQANQQQVGQPQRLKPILKQTPAAPPAQAPQTPAVQQQPAATMPAVEANDTNDETMSQVSTDQPKWKRIKVPGGKLVKVNRKLKRLRMNQRLRKTLMPKNAIMVLNEMKAGVKFHLVENQAVPNAMFLVHAELEGKTYIGQGLSKPLARQNAAENALKSLLLEKMNAAAKKIKFEDVIDGSQPPSQGNQGTQDNTQIADDVSETGTIPMEVTGNEESDDIPWSSLASFALYKLFVEWQNQGSVVPIPRPGLQQPVKAKSEPKPPAEKKLPANAETIHPVMLLNQMKPGIVYTEVSRRGNPPNTYFTLAVDIDGKSFTGEAKNKKDAKKAAAKAALKGLFGLDYPAEAEESNQMQVQEITQ; encoded by the exons ATGTTCACAAGGAGCAGAGGAACCGGAGGCCCAAATCAAAATCAAAaccaaaataaaacaaattacgGTGCag gCCGTGGATCGATGTTGAATCCTTCTTATGGTGCTCAAAACAATTcc AAGCCTCCCGGGAACTCGATGAACCAGGCATTCAAAGGATCTGCGCAGCAACAACATCCACGACAGCcgcagcagcaacagcagcaacaacaccAGCAGTCGCAGCAGCAAATCCtacagcagcaacaacagaATATTATTCAGGCACAAAGTCAGGCTAATCAGCAACAAGTCGGCCAGCCACAACGTTTGAAGCCTATTCTTAAACAAACTCCGGCAGCTCCGCCAGCTCAAGCTCCGCAAACTCCGGCAGTTCAACAACAACCTGCTGCGACCATGCCGGCAGTTGAGGCCAATGACACCAATGATGAAACCATGTCTCAAGTTTCTACTGACCAGCCTAAATGGAAGCGTATTAAGGTTCCTGGCGGTAAGTTGG ttaAAGTAAACAGGAAGCTTAAGCGCTTACGTATGAATCAGCGTTTGAGGAAGACTTTGATGCCCAAGAATGCGATAATGGTTTTGAATGAAATGAAAgctggtgttaaatttcatcTTGTAGAAAATCAAGCCGTACCGAACGCAATGTTCCTTGTTCATGCTgag CTTGAAGGTAAAACTTATATCGGCCAAGGTCTCTCCAAGCCACTGGCTCGTCAAAATGCTGCTGAAAATGCTCTTAAGAGTTTACTTCTTGAAAAAATGAACGCAgcagctaaaaaaattaaattcgaaGACGTTATCGATGGAAGCCAGCCTCCTAGTCAAGGCAACCAAGGAACTCAAGACAACACTCAAATTGCTGATGATGTTTCCGAAACTGGTACGATTCCGATGGAAGTAACCGGAAATGAAGAGTCTGATGACATACCCTGGAGTTCATTGGCAAGCTTTGCTTTGTACAAACTGTTTGTTGAATGGCAGAATCAAGGCTCTGTGGTACCAATTCCCAGACCCGGGTTACAACAACCAGTCAAAGCTAAATCCGAACCGAAACCACCGGCAGAGAAAAAACTTCCGGCTAATGCTGAAACAATTCATCCGGTGATGCTGCTCAATCAAATGAAACCAGGAATTGTTTACACTGAAGTCAGTCGTCGCGGCAATCCTCCTAATACATATTTCACTTTAGCCGTTGATATTGATGGAAAATCTTTCACTGgtgaag ctaaaaataaaaaagacgcTAAGAAAGCTGCAGCAAAGGCTGCACTAAAAGGACTCTTTGGACTAGACTATCCTGCCGAAGCTGAGGAATCAAACCAGATGCAAGTCCAGGAAATTACACAATAA
- the LOC130664711 gene encoding interleukin enhancer-binding factor 3 homolog isoform X3, whose amino-acid sequence MFTRSRGTGGPNQNQNQNKTNYGAGRGSMLNPSYGAQNNSGNYQQNNTQKPPGNSMNQAFKGSAQQQHPRQPQQQQQQQHQQSQQQILQQQQQNIIQAQSQANQQQVGQPQRLKPILKQTPAAPPAQAPQTPAVQQQPAATMPAVEANDTNDETMSQVSTDQPKWKRIKVPGGKLVKVNRKLKRLRMNQRLRKTLMPKNAIMVLNEMKAGVKFHLVENQAVPNAMFLVHAELEGKTYIGQGLSKPLARQNAAENALKSLLLEKMNAAAKKIKFEDVIDGSQPPSQGNQGTQDNTQIADDVSETGTIPMEVTGNEESDDIPWSSLASFALYKLFVEWQNQGSVVPIPRPGLQQPVKAKSEPKPPAEKKLPANAETIHPVMLLNQMKPGIVYTEVSRRGNPPNTYFTLAVDIDGKSFTGEAKNKKDAKKAAAKAALKGLFGLDYPAEAEESNQMQVQEITQ is encoded by the exons ATGTTCACAAGGAGCAGAGGAACCGGAGGCCCAAATCAAAATCAAAaccaaaataaaacaaattacgGTGCag gCCGTGGATCGATGTTGAATCCTTCTTATGGTGCTCAAAACAATTcc GGTAACTATCAACAAAATAACACACAGAAGCCTCCCGGGAACTCGATGAACCAGGCATTCAAAGGATCTGCGCAGCAACAACATCCACGACAGCcgcagcagcaacagcagcaacaacaccAGCAGTCGCAGCAGCAAATCCtacagcagcaacaacagaATATTATTCAGGCACAAAGTCAGGCTAATCAGCAACAAGTCGGCCAGCCACAACGTTTGAAGCCTATTCTTAAACAAACTCCGGCAGCTCCGCCAGCTCAAGCTCCGCAAACTCCGGCAGTTCAACAACAACCTGCTGCGACCATGCCGGCAGTTGAGGCCAATGACACCAATGATGAAACCATGTCTCAAGTTTCTACTGACCAGCCTAAATGGAAGCGTATTAAGGTTCCTGGCGGTAAGTTGG ttaAAGTAAACAGGAAGCTTAAGCGCTTACGTATGAATCAGCGTTTGAGGAAGACTTTGATGCCCAAGAATGCGATAATGGTTTTGAATGAAATGAAAgctggtgttaaatttcatcTTGTAGAAAATCAAGCCGTACCGAACGCAATGTTCCTTGTTCATGCTgag CTTGAAGGTAAAACTTATATCGGCCAAGGTCTCTCCAAGCCACTGGCTCGTCAAAATGCTGCTGAAAATGCTCTTAAGAGTTTACTTCTTGAAAAAATGAACGCAgcagctaaaaaaattaaattcgaaGACGTTATCGATGGAAGCCAGCCTCCTAGTCAAGGCAACCAAGGAACTCAAGACAACACTCAAATTGCTGATGATGTTTCCGAAACTGGTACGATTCCGATGGAAGTAACCGGAAATGAAGAGTCTGATGACATACCCTGGAGTTCATTGGCAAGCTTTGCTTTGTACAAACTGTTTGTTGAATGGCAGAATCAAGGCTCTGTGGTACCAATTCCCAGACCCGGGTTACAACAACCAGTCAAAGCTAAATCCGAACCGAAACCACCGGCAGAGAAAAAACTTCCGGCTAATGCTGAAACAATTCATCCGGTGATGCTGCTCAATCAAATGAAACCAGGAATTGTTTACACTGAAGTCAGTCGTCGCGGCAATCCTCCTAATACATATTTCACTTTAGCCGTTGATATTGATGGAAAATCTTTCACTGgtgaag ctaaaaataaaaaagacgcTAAGAAAGCTGCAGCAAAGGCTGCACTAAAAGGACTCTTTGGACTAGACTATCCTGCCGAAGCTGAGGAATCAAACCAGATGCAAGTCCAGGAAATTACACAATAA
- the LOC130664711 gene encoding interleukin enhancer-binding factor 3 homolog isoform X2 — translation MFTRSRGTGGPNQNQNQNKTNYGAGRGSMLNPSYGAQNNSYLQQGNYQQNNTQKPPGNSMNQAFKGSAQQQHPRQPQQQQQQQHQQSQQQILQQQQQNIIQAQSQANQQQVGQPQRLKPILKQTPAAPPAQAPQTPAVQQQPAATMPAVEANDTNDETMSQVSTDQPKWKRIKVPGVKVNRKLKRLRMNQRLRKTLMPKNAIMVLNEMKAGVKFHLVENQAVPNAMFLVHAELEGKTYIGQGLSKPLARQNAAENALKSLLLEKMNAAAKKIKFEDVIDGSQPPSQGNQGTQDNTQIADDVSETGTIPMEVTGNEESDDIPWSSLASFALYKLFVEWQNQGSVVPIPRPGLQQPVKAKSEPKPPAEKKLPANAETIHPVMLLNQMKPGIVYTEVSRRGNPPNTYFTLAVDIDGKSFTGEAKNKKDAKKAAAKAALKGLFGLDYPAEAEESNQMQVQEITQ, via the exons ATGTTCACAAGGAGCAGAGGAACCGGAGGCCCAAATCAAAATCAAAaccaaaataaaacaaattacgGTGCag gCCGTGGATCGATGTTGAATCCTTCTTATGGTGCTCAAAACAATTcc TACCTTCAACAGGGTAACTATCAACAAAATAACACACAGAAGCCTCCCGGGAACTCGATGAACCAGGCATTCAAAGGATCTGCGCAGCAACAACATCCACGACAGCcgcagcagcaacagcagcaacaacaccAGCAGTCGCAGCAGCAAATCCtacagcagcaacaacagaATATTATTCAGGCACAAAGTCAGGCTAATCAGCAACAAGTCGGCCAGCCACAACGTTTGAAGCCTATTCTTAAACAAACTCCGGCAGCTCCGCCAGCTCAAGCTCCGCAAACTCCGGCAGTTCAACAACAACCTGCTGCGACCATGCCGGCAGTTGAGGCCAATGACACCAATGATGAAACCATGTCTCAAGTTTCTACTGACCAGCCTAAATGGAAGCGTATTAAGGTTCCTGGCG ttaAAGTAAACAGGAAGCTTAAGCGCTTACGTATGAATCAGCGTTTGAGGAAGACTTTGATGCCCAAGAATGCGATAATGGTTTTGAATGAAATGAAAgctggtgttaaatttcatcTTGTAGAAAATCAAGCCGTACCGAACGCAATGTTCCTTGTTCATGCTgag CTTGAAGGTAAAACTTATATCGGCCAAGGTCTCTCCAAGCCACTGGCTCGTCAAAATGCTGCTGAAAATGCTCTTAAGAGTTTACTTCTTGAAAAAATGAACGCAgcagctaaaaaaattaaattcgaaGACGTTATCGATGGAAGCCAGCCTCCTAGTCAAGGCAACCAAGGAACTCAAGACAACACTCAAATTGCTGATGATGTTTCCGAAACTGGTACGATTCCGATGGAAGTAACCGGAAATGAAGAGTCTGATGACATACCCTGGAGTTCATTGGCAAGCTTTGCTTTGTACAAACTGTTTGTTGAATGGCAGAATCAAGGCTCTGTGGTACCAATTCCCAGACCCGGGTTACAACAACCAGTCAAAGCTAAATCCGAACCGAAACCACCGGCAGAGAAAAAACTTCCGGCTAATGCTGAAACAATTCATCCGGTGATGCTGCTCAATCAAATGAAACCAGGAATTGTTTACACTGAAGTCAGTCGTCGCGGCAATCCTCCTAATACATATTTCACTTTAGCCGTTGATATTGATGGAAAATCTTTCACTGgtgaag ctaaaaataaaaaagacgcTAAGAAAGCTGCAGCAAAGGCTGCACTAAAAGGACTCTTTGGACTAGACTATCCTGCCGAAGCTGAGGAATCAAACCAGATGCAAGTCCAGGAAATTACACAATAA
- the LOC130664711 gene encoding interleukin enhancer-binding factor 3 homolog isoform X1, producing MFTRSRGTGGPNQNQNQNKTNYGAGRGSMLNPSYGAQNNSYLQQGNYQQNNTQKPPGNSMNQAFKGSAQQQHPRQPQQQQQQQHQQSQQQILQQQQQNIIQAQSQANQQQVGQPQRLKPILKQTPAAPPAQAPQTPAVQQQPAATMPAVEANDTNDETMSQVSTDQPKWKRIKVPGGKLVKVNRKLKRLRMNQRLRKTLMPKNAIMVLNEMKAGVKFHLVENQAVPNAMFLVHAELEGKTYIGQGLSKPLARQNAAENALKSLLLEKMNAAAKKIKFEDVIDGSQPPSQGNQGTQDNTQIADDVSETGTIPMEVTGNEESDDIPWSSLASFALYKLFVEWQNQGSVVPIPRPGLQQPVKAKSEPKPPAEKKLPANAETIHPVMLLNQMKPGIVYTEVSRRGNPPNTYFTLAVDIDGKSFTGEAKNKKDAKKAAAKAALKGLFGLDYPAEAEESNQMQVQEITQ from the exons ATGTTCACAAGGAGCAGAGGAACCGGAGGCCCAAATCAAAATCAAAaccaaaataaaacaaattacgGTGCag gCCGTGGATCGATGTTGAATCCTTCTTATGGTGCTCAAAACAATTcc TACCTTCAACAGGGTAACTATCAACAAAATAACACACAGAAGCCTCCCGGGAACTCGATGAACCAGGCATTCAAAGGATCTGCGCAGCAACAACATCCACGACAGCcgcagcagcaacagcagcaacaacaccAGCAGTCGCAGCAGCAAATCCtacagcagcaacaacagaATATTATTCAGGCACAAAGTCAGGCTAATCAGCAACAAGTCGGCCAGCCACAACGTTTGAAGCCTATTCTTAAACAAACTCCGGCAGCTCCGCCAGCTCAAGCTCCGCAAACTCCGGCAGTTCAACAACAACCTGCTGCGACCATGCCGGCAGTTGAGGCCAATGACACCAATGATGAAACCATGTCTCAAGTTTCTACTGACCAGCCTAAATGGAAGCGTATTAAGGTTCCTGGCGGTAAGTTGG ttaAAGTAAACAGGAAGCTTAAGCGCTTACGTATGAATCAGCGTTTGAGGAAGACTTTGATGCCCAAGAATGCGATAATGGTTTTGAATGAAATGAAAgctggtgttaaatttcatcTTGTAGAAAATCAAGCCGTACCGAACGCAATGTTCCTTGTTCATGCTgag CTTGAAGGTAAAACTTATATCGGCCAAGGTCTCTCCAAGCCACTGGCTCGTCAAAATGCTGCTGAAAATGCTCTTAAGAGTTTACTTCTTGAAAAAATGAACGCAgcagctaaaaaaattaaattcgaaGACGTTATCGATGGAAGCCAGCCTCCTAGTCAAGGCAACCAAGGAACTCAAGACAACACTCAAATTGCTGATGATGTTTCCGAAACTGGTACGATTCCGATGGAAGTAACCGGAAATGAAGAGTCTGATGACATACCCTGGAGTTCATTGGCAAGCTTTGCTTTGTACAAACTGTTTGTTGAATGGCAGAATCAAGGCTCTGTGGTACCAATTCCCAGACCCGGGTTACAACAACCAGTCAAAGCTAAATCCGAACCGAAACCACCGGCAGAGAAAAAACTTCCGGCTAATGCTGAAACAATTCATCCGGTGATGCTGCTCAATCAAATGAAACCAGGAATTGTTTACACTGAAGTCAGTCGTCGCGGCAATCCTCCTAATACATATTTCACTTTAGCCGTTGATATTGATGGAAAATCTTTCACTGgtgaag ctaaaaataaaaaagacgcTAAGAAAGCTGCAGCAAAGGCTGCACTAAAAGGACTCTTTGGACTAGACTATCCTGCCGAAGCTGAGGAATCAAACCAGATGCAAGTCCAGGAAATTACACAATAA
- the LOC130664711 gene encoding interleukin enhancer-binding factor 3 homolog isoform X5, which yields MNQAFKGSAQQQHPRQPQQQQQQQHQQSQQQILQQQQQNIIQAQSQANQQQVGQPQRLKPILKQTPAAPPAQAPQTPAVQQQPAATMPAVEANDTNDETMSQVSTDQPKWKRIKVPGGKLVKVNRKLKRLRMNQRLRKTLMPKNAIMVLNEMKAGVKFHLVENQAVPNAMFLVHAELEGKTYIGQGLSKPLARQNAAENALKSLLLEKMNAAAKKIKFEDVIDGSQPPSQGNQGTQDNTQIADDVSETGTIPMEVTGNEESDDIPWSSLASFALYKLFVEWQNQGSVVPIPRPGLQQPVKAKSEPKPPAEKKLPANAETIHPVMLLNQMKPGIVYTEVSRRGNPPNTYFTLAVDIDGKSFTGEAKNKKDAKKAAAKAALKGLFGLDYPAEAEESNQMQVQEITQ from the exons ATGAACCAGGCATTCAAAGGATCTGCGCAGCAACAACATCCACGACAGCcgcagcagcaacagcagcaacaacaccAGCAGTCGCAGCAGCAAATCCtacagcagcaacaacagaATATTATTCAGGCACAAAGTCAGGCTAATCAGCAACAAGTCGGCCAGCCACAACGTTTGAAGCCTATTCTTAAACAAACTCCGGCAGCTCCGCCAGCTCAAGCTCCGCAAACTCCGGCAGTTCAACAACAACCTGCTGCGACCATGCCGGCAGTTGAGGCCAATGACACCAATGATGAAACCATGTCTCAAGTTTCTACTGACCAGCCTAAATGGAAGCGTATTAAGGTTCCTGGCGGTAAGTTGG ttaAAGTAAACAGGAAGCTTAAGCGCTTACGTATGAATCAGCGTTTGAGGAAGACTTTGATGCCCAAGAATGCGATAATGGTTTTGAATGAAATGAAAgctggtgttaaatttcatcTTGTAGAAAATCAAGCCGTACCGAACGCAATGTTCCTTGTTCATGCTgag CTTGAAGGTAAAACTTATATCGGCCAAGGTCTCTCCAAGCCACTGGCTCGTCAAAATGCTGCTGAAAATGCTCTTAAGAGTTTACTTCTTGAAAAAATGAACGCAgcagctaaaaaaattaaattcgaaGACGTTATCGATGGAAGCCAGCCTCCTAGTCAAGGCAACCAAGGAACTCAAGACAACACTCAAATTGCTGATGATGTTTCCGAAACTGGTACGATTCCGATGGAAGTAACCGGAAATGAAGAGTCTGATGACATACCCTGGAGTTCATTGGCAAGCTTTGCTTTGTACAAACTGTTTGTTGAATGGCAGAATCAAGGCTCTGTGGTACCAATTCCCAGACCCGGGTTACAACAACCAGTCAAAGCTAAATCCGAACCGAAACCACCGGCAGAGAAAAAACTTCCGGCTAATGCTGAAACAATTCATCCGGTGATGCTGCTCAATCAAATGAAACCAGGAATTGTTTACACTGAAGTCAGTCGTCGCGGCAATCCTCCTAATACATATTTCACTTTAGCCGTTGATATTGATGGAAAATCTTTCACTGgtgaag ctaaaaataaaaaagacgcTAAGAAAGCTGCAGCAAAGGCTGCACTAAAAGGACTCTTTGGACTAGACTATCCTGCCGAAGCTGAGGAATCAAACCAGATGCAAGTCCAGGAAATTACACAATAA